TTAGCAACTAGTGGGATTACACAACGGTACAGTAGTCCCCTCAAACGAGCTCTTCCTCGTTTGGTTATCTTGGTCTCACCTTTGTGTTTACCCGAACTGTTTTCTTTCAGGTTCAAGCCTGCTAGTTTCTGAATTTGACGTGGATGTTTGTAGTTAGATAAATCCACTACTTCAAACAAAAACCCTGCTACT
The Natranaerobius trueperi DNA segment above includes these coding regions:
- a CDS encoding transposase, encoding VAGFLFEVVDLSNYKHPRQIQKLAGLNLKENSSGKHKGETKITKRGRARLRGLLYRCVIPLVAKNPKIKALHQYYTTRPENSLKKKQSLVALSCRLIRVMFALGTKKTPYDGRMLLQNSSLNLLQEAA